From Halichoerus grypus chromosome 6, mHalGry1.hap1.1, whole genome shotgun sequence, one genomic window encodes:
- the UCN3 gene encoding urocortin-3 encodes MLKPAHLLLLLLLVPGAPRPGLSQKSYGAKSFFSCISTALSEARRSRLGDAPPLSKRGFPYLPSQHPSSGEDEEKEEEEEDKKKRTFPGSGGGGGAGSARYKFLPPAQPKGRLYPDKAKSDRRTKFTLSLDVPTNIMNILFNIAKAKNLQAKAAANALLMAQIGRKK; translated from the coding sequence ATGCTGAAGCCAGCCCACCtcctgctgttgctgctgctggtccCAGGGGCCCCCCGGCCAGGCCTCTCCCAGAAGTCCTACGGGGCCAAGTCCTTCTTCAGCTGTATTAGCACAGCCCTGTCGGAGGCCAGGAGGAGCCGGCTGGGGGATGCACCGCCGCTGAGCAAGAGAGGCTTCCCCTACCTGCCCAGCCAACACCCCTCCTCAGGAGAGGacgaggagaaggaggaagaggaagaggacaaGAAGAAGAGGACCTTCCCAGGTTCGGGGGGCGGTGGCGGAGCAGGAAGCGCCCGGTACAAATTCCTGCCCCCAGCTCAGCCCAAGGGGAGGCTGTACCCGGACAAGGCCAAGAGTGACCGGCGCACCAAGTTCACGCTGTCCCTCGACGTCCCCACGAATATCATGAACATCCTCTTCAACATCGCCAAGGCCAAGAACCTGCAGGCCAAGGCAGCCGCCAACGCGCTCCTGATGGCCCAGATTGGGCGTAAGAAGTAG